In Herpetosiphon gulosus, one genomic interval encodes:
- a CDS encoding response regulator, which yields MSNEINVLVIEDEAPIRRFLRASLPSHGYKLIEAENGEDGLLQAAMQRPAIIILDLGLPDLDGLQVTKRLREWTNTPIIVLSARGREDDKIAALDAGADDYLTKPFGMGELLARLRVALRHLQQHGGEKGEPVFQVGVLRVDLVRRQVFVAEQEVHLTPNEYNLLTTLVQHAGKVMTHRQLLREVWGPAYTEENHYLRVYMGQLRHKLEADPARPRYLLTEPGVGYRLAIE from the coding sequence ATGTCAAATGAAATCAATGTTTTAGTGATTGAAGATGAAGCGCCAATTCGGCGTTTTTTGCGGGCCTCGCTGCCAAGCCATGGCTATAAATTGATCGAGGCTGAAAATGGCGAAGATGGCTTATTGCAAGCCGCCATGCAACGCCCAGCAATCATCATTCTCGATTTGGGACTGCCCGACCTCGATGGGTTGCAGGTAACCAAACGGCTGCGCGAATGGACGAATACGCCGATTATTGTGCTTTCGGCGCGTGGCCGCGAAGACGATAAAATTGCCGCCCTCGATGCTGGAGCTGACGATTATTTGACCAAGCCCTTTGGCATGGGCGAATTATTAGCACGTTTGCGGGTAGCCTTGCGCCATTTACAGCAGCACGGCGGCGAAAAAGGCGAGCCAGTGTTTCAGGTTGGCGTATTGCGCGTCGATTTGGTGCGGCGGCAGGTGTTTGTCGCCGAGCAAGAGGTGCATCTCACGCCCAACGAATACAATTTGTTGACAACTTTGGTGCAACATGCCGGCAAAGTTATGACCCATCGCCAGCTTTTACGCGAAGTTTGGGGGCCAGCCTACACCGAGGAAAACCACTATTTGCGGGTGTATATGGGCCAGTTGCGCCACAAACTTGAGGCTGATCCCGCCCGCCCACGCTATTTGCTGACCGAGCCAGGCGTGGGCTATCGCTTGGCAATCGAGTAA
- a CDS encoding sensor histidine kinase KdpD, producing the protein MEHQRPNPDQLLERIQSANQQAQRGRLKVFFGAAAGVGKTYAMLQAAQQRRAEGIDVLVGYIETHGRAETDALLVGLPQLPALQVEYRGTNLREFDLDAALERKPSLILVDELAHSNAPNLRHAKRWQDINELLHAGIDVYTTVNVQHLESLNDVVAQVTGVIVRETVPDAVLESADEVELIDLPPDELLGRLNEGKIYIASQAAQAARNFFRKGNLIALRELALRRTADRVDAQMQRYRHDHAIPTTWPTRERLLVGVGPSPLSERLVRATRRMANDLKAEWLVVYVETPKHLRLSDADRDRVTATLRLAESLGAQIVTLGGINPGEEMLRYARQRNVSKIVVGKPAQPRWRELLFGSIVDQLIRQSGEIDVYVISGEHDDTHKPKAKPSLQTRSPKINYVKSSGVVLICTALSHAIFPHLELSNLIMVYLLGVTWVAARYGRGPAISASILSVAAFDFFFVQPYLTFAVSDVQYILTFIVMLIVALTISTLTVQIQAQAETARQRERRTAALYAMTREFASIRGLDNLLQTAAQHISSVFEGQTAILLPNPKGQLRPIVGQQWPFISDQRELITAQWVYDHQQKAGMHSDTLPSAQAMYLPLIATRGIVGVLALQPEQPRRLLDPSHVHLLETFANQTTVAIERAHLAEEAQAASVQIETERMRNSLLSSVSHDLRTPLAAISGAASTLLDQTNQLDQHIQHELIQTIADEGQRLNRLLSNLLDMTRLEAGAVQVHKEWQSLEEVLGTALARLAPHIDQRSISIELPNQAFVPFDSILIEQVLVNLLENSLKYTPSSSPIEIRALERVGLIEVQIADHGPGIPTSALETIFEKFFRVQAKRSASSGVGLGLTICRGIIEAHGGTIWAENRPEGGAIFAFTLPIEGQPPQIRGE; encoded by the coding sequence ATGGAACATCAACGTCCAAATCCAGATCAGCTGCTCGAACGGATTCAGAGTGCCAACCAACAAGCCCAACGCGGGCGTTTGAAGGTATTTTTTGGGGCGGCAGCGGGAGTTGGCAAAACCTATGCCATGTTGCAGGCAGCCCAACAACGCCGCGCCGAAGGCATCGATGTGCTGGTTGGCTATATTGAAACTCATGGCCGTGCCGAAACTGATGCATTGTTGGTTGGCTTACCCCAACTACCAGCCTTGCAGGTTGAATATCGCGGCACAAACTTGCGTGAGTTTGACCTTGATGCCGCTTTGGAGCGCAAACCCAGCCTGATTTTGGTTGATGAATTGGCCCATAGCAACGCTCCCAATCTGCGCCATGCCAAACGCTGGCAAGATATTAACGAGTTGTTGCACGCTGGCATCGATGTCTATACCACGGTCAATGTACAGCATCTCGAAAGCCTCAATGATGTAGTAGCCCAAGTCACTGGGGTGATTGTGCGCGAAACTGTCCCCGATGCGGTGCTGGAATCCGCCGATGAGGTGGAATTGATCGATTTGCCACCTGACGAGTTGCTTGGGCGTTTGAATGAAGGCAAAATTTATATCGCCAGCCAGGCGGCCCAAGCGGCCCGCAATTTCTTTCGCAAAGGCAATTTGATTGCCTTGCGCGAATTAGCCTTGCGCCGTACTGCCGATCGGGTTGATGCCCAAATGCAGCGCTACCGCCATGATCACGCGATTCCCACGACATGGCCAACTCGCGAACGCTTGTTGGTTGGAGTTGGCCCAAGTCCACTTTCCGAGCGCTTGGTCCGCGCAACCCGACGCATGGCCAATGATCTCAAAGCTGAATGGCTGGTGGTGTATGTTGAAACCCCCAAGCATCTGCGGCTCAGCGATGCCGATCGCGATCGGGTAACTGCAACCTTGCGCCTTGCCGAAAGTTTGGGAGCACAAATTGTCACGCTGGGCGGGATCAATCCTGGTGAAGAAATGCTGCGCTATGCCCGTCAACGCAATGTTTCGAAAATTGTGGTCGGCAAGCCAGCCCAGCCACGTTGGCGCGAGTTGCTTTTTGGCTCGATCGTTGATCAACTGATTCGCCAGAGTGGTGAAATTGATGTGTATGTGATCAGCGGAGAGCACGATGATACCCATAAACCGAAAGCCAAACCAAGCCTACAAACTCGCTCACCAAAAATAAATTATGTCAAATCAAGTGGCGTGGTGCTCATCTGCACAGCCTTATCACATGCAATTTTCCCTCACCTCGAATTATCGAATTTGATTATGGTATATCTGTTGGGGGTTACTTGGGTGGCGGCACGCTACGGACGCGGGCCTGCGATCAGCGCCTCAATTTTGAGCGTAGCAGCCTTTGATTTCTTTTTCGTCCAGCCCTATTTGACCTTTGCCGTCTCCGATGTGCAATATATTTTGACCTTTATTGTGATGTTGATTGTGGCTTTAACGATCAGTACCTTGACCGTGCAAATTCAAGCGCAGGCCGAAACTGCCCGCCAACGCGAACGCCGCACCGCCGCGCTGTATGCCATGACCCGCGAATTTGCTAGCATCCGTGGCTTGGATAATTTGCTGCAAACTGCCGCCCAACACATTAGCAGCGTGTTTGAAGGCCAAACCGCGATTTTATTGCCCAATCCCAAGGGCCAACTGCGGCCAATCGTCGGTCAGCAATGGCCATTCATCAGCGATCAACGCGAACTCATTACGGCTCAATGGGTCTATGATCATCAGCAAAAAGCTGGCATGCACAGCGACACCTTGCCCAGTGCCCAAGCCATGTATCTACCGCTGATTGCGACGCGCGGGATTGTGGGCGTGTTGGCGTTGCAACCAGAACAACCCCGGCGTTTGCTTGACCCCAGCCATGTGCATTTGCTCGAAACCTTTGCCAACCAAACCACGGTGGCGATCGAGCGTGCTCACTTGGCCGAAGAAGCCCAGGCTGCCAGTGTCCAAATTGAAACTGAGCGCATGCGCAACTCGCTACTTAGTTCAGTTTCCCACGATTTACGCACACCCTTGGCGGCAATTAGCGGCGCTGCCAGCACCCTGCTCGATCAAACCAACCAACTTGATCAACACATCCAGCACGAATTAATTCAAACCATCGCCGATGAAGGCCAGCGGCTCAATCGTTTATTAAGCAATTTGTTGGATATGACGCGCTTAGAGGCTGGCGCAGTCCAAGTGCATAAAGAATGGCAATCGCTCGAAGAAGTGTTGGGCACAGCCTTGGCGCGGTTAGCTCCACACATCGATCAACGCTCCATCAGCATCGAGCTACCAAACCAAGCGTTTGTACCATTCGATAGCATCTTGATCGAGCAAGTATTGGTTAATTTGCTAGAAAATAGCCTCAAATATACGCCCAGCTCTAGTCCAATTGAAATTCGGGCGCTTGAACGAGTTGGGTTGATCGAGGTACAGATTGCTGATCATGGGCCTGGGATTCCCACCAGTGCACTTGAAACGATCTTCGAGAAGTTTTTTCGGGTGCAGGCCAAACGTTCAGCCAGCAGCGGGGTTGGCTTGGGCTTGACAATTTGTCGTGGGATTATCGAGGCTCATGGCGGTACAATTTGGGCCGAAAATCGCCCAGAAGGCGGCGCAATCTTTGCCTTCACCCTGCCAATCGAAGGCCAGCCACCGCAAATTCGAGGAGAATAG
- a CDS encoding MFS transporter: MAYSVPSTDSAHPVNDRREIAGWRLYDWANSGFTTTVIAALFGPFLEALAKEAVGPSGTVLSLGIYKVTAESLYPDAVSLSVLLQFLFLPLLGALADYTNIKKQLLMFFCLLGAAATTMLFIATPATYLFAALAFVVANLSFGASIVFYNAFLNEITTEDMRDKVSSQGFAFGYIGGGVLLAVNLVLVVFAETFGLTTAMAVRISLASAGLWWGIFGYFGIQRLKNRASARKVPPGQHYITVSVRELWSAFRDLGRLRQTLRFLIGYLLYNDGIQTVIGISSVFLVNELFLSKGQTSDDAQSFLLGLVLMIQFVAFGGALGFERISRKVGTKRAILISLFIWTGVIVYAYAFLDSVFQAWFMGAAIALVLGGSQSLSRALFSRMIPHGREAAFYGIYEISERGTSWIGPFIFARVIAATGSYRQAILSLIALFAGGIVILLLTNTTKAIHDAGNQLPEEAAASHS, from the coding sequence GTGGCCTATTCAGTTCCGAGCACAGATTCAGCTCATCCAGTCAATGATCGACGGGAGATCGCAGGTTGGCGGCTTTACGACTGGGCAAACTCAGGGTTTACCACCACCGTGATTGCCGCTTTGTTTGGGCCATTTTTAGAGGCCTTGGCCAAAGAGGCAGTTGGTCCCAGTGGCACAGTGCTAAGCTTAGGCATCTACAAAGTTACTGCCGAATCGCTCTACCCCGATGCAGTTTCTTTGTCGGTGTTATTACAATTTCTCTTTTTGCCTTTGCTAGGAGCGCTAGCCGACTACACCAATATCAAAAAGCAATTATTGATGTTCTTTTGTTTGCTGGGTGCGGCGGCCACCACCATGCTCTTTATCGCTACCCCGGCAACTTATCTCTTTGCGGCACTCGCCTTTGTGGTTGCCAACCTTAGTTTTGGTGCTTCAATCGTTTTCTACAATGCCTTCCTCAACGAAATTACCACCGAAGATATGCGCGATAAGGTTTCGAGCCAAGGCTTTGCTTTTGGCTACATTGGCGGCGGGGTTTTGCTTGCAGTTAATTTGGTGCTCGTGGTATTTGCCGAAACATTTGGCCTGACAACCGCCATGGCCGTGCGCATCTCCTTGGCTTCGGCGGGGCTTTGGTGGGGCATTTTTGGCTACTTTGGCATTCAACGACTCAAGAATCGCGCTTCAGCTCGCAAGGTTCCCCCAGGCCAACATTATATAACGGTCAGTGTGCGCGAACTCTGGAGTGCCTTTCGAGATCTTGGGCGTTTGCGCCAAACCTTGCGCTTTTTAATTGGCTATCTGCTCTACAACGATGGCATCCAAACCGTGATTGGCATCTCATCAGTCTTTTTGGTCAACGAGCTATTTCTGTCCAAAGGCCAAACATCCGATGATGCCCAATCGTTTTTGCTTGGTTTGGTGCTGATGATTCAATTTGTGGCTTTCGGTGGAGCCTTGGGTTTTGAACGAATTTCGCGTAAAGTTGGCACCAAACGGGCGATTTTGATCTCGCTGTTTATCTGGACAGGCGTGATCGTGTATGCCTATGCCTTTTTGGATAGCGTGTTTCAGGCATGGTTTATGGGTGCGGCAATCGCCTTGGTGCTTGGCGGTTCACAATCACTTTCCCGCGCTTTATTCTCACGCATGATTCCCCATGGCCGCGAAGCCGCCTTCTATGGCATTTATGAAATTTCTGAGCGTGGCACATCGTGGATTGGGCCGTTTATTTTTGCACGGGTGATCGCCGCCACTGGCTCGTATCGCCAAGCAATTCTTTCGTTGATTGCGCTGTTTGCAGGTGGGATTGTGATTCTGTTACTTACCAACACCACCAAAGCAATTCACGATGCTGGCAACCAATTGCCAGAAGAAGCTGCCGCCAGCCATAGCTAA
- a CDS encoding cobyrinate a,c-diamide synthase, giving the protein MTARVIIAAAHSGSGKTLLTAGLIGAIRRLGLDVQPFKCGPDYIDPGHHSLVAQRQCRNLDAWLFTPEQLQRHFCQIAAPADLAIIEGVMGLFDGYGALDDTGSTAHIARLLQAPVVLVVDAGGMARSAAAVVAGFQHFDPQVQIGGVLLNKVGSARHADLCATAIEQHTGIKCLGYLPRQAQFSLPERHLGLVTAHSAKQTILKTLDAVATTLSSTCQLDQLLSLAQSAPPIQLEPQPISSIEYEQRPVIAVAYDAAFSFIYPEMQECLQAAGAEIALFSPIADQQLPANCTGIILSGGYPELYAAELSANQAMLNALRQVHVANLPIYAECGGLMYLTEAIVDQTGQRWPMVGLLPGSSQMHQKVSLGYRTISVCNDNPLFSAASQVRGHEFHYSRWENPEPATAAYRIIAPDGSAQQLEGYQAGNLLASYIHLHWLANPNMAQRFVAACRQAIN; this is encoded by the coding sequence TTGACTGCCCGTGTAATTATTGCTGCCGCCCATAGTGGTAGCGGCAAAACCTTGTTAACTGCTGGCTTGATTGGAGCCATTCGGCGACTAGGACTCGACGTTCAGCCCTTTAAATGTGGTCCAGATTATATTGATCCTGGCCATCATAGTTTGGTTGCTCAACGCCAGTGCCGCAATTTGGATGCCTGGTTATTTACGCCCGAACAATTGCAACGCCATTTTTGCCAAATCGCCGCCCCCGCCGATCTGGCAATTATCGAGGGCGTGATGGGATTGTTCGATGGCTATGGCGCACTTGATGATACTGGCAGCACAGCCCATATTGCCCGTTTATTGCAAGCACCAGTCGTTTTGGTGGTCGATGCTGGCGGAATGGCGCGGAGTGCCGCTGCCGTAGTAGCCGGCTTTCAGCATTTTGATCCACAGGTGCAGATCGGTGGGGTTTTGCTAAACAAGGTTGGTAGCGCTCGCCATGCCGATTTATGTGCCACAGCGATTGAGCAGCATACTGGAATTAAATGCTTGGGCTATTTGCCGCGCCAAGCTCAATTCAGCCTGCCTGAACGCCATCTTGGTTTGGTTACTGCTCATTCTGCTAAACAGACTATTTTGAAAACGCTTGATGCGGTGGCAACGACGCTAAGCAGCACCTGTCAGCTTGATCAATTGCTGAGTTTAGCCCAAAGTGCGCCGCCAATTCAGCTAGAGCCACAGCCAATCAGTTCAATTGAGTATGAACAGCGGCCAGTAATTGCGGTGGCCTACGATGCAGCGTTTAGCTTTATCTACCCTGAGATGCAAGAATGTTTGCAAGCCGCTGGAGCCGAAATTGCCTTATTCAGCCCAATCGCCGATCAGCAATTGCCCGCCAATTGCACTGGAATCATTTTGAGTGGCGGCTATCCTGAGTTGTATGCTGCCGAGTTGAGCGCCAATCAGGCCATGCTCAATGCATTACGTCAAGTTCATGTTGCAAATTTGCCGATCTATGCTGAATGTGGCGGGCTGATGTACTTGACCGAGGCGATTGTTGACCAAACAGGCCAACGCTGGCCGATGGTAGGTTTATTGCCGGGCAGCAGCCAGATGCACCAAAAAGTCAGTTTGGGCTATCGCACGATCAGCGTTTGCAATGATAATCCCTTGTTCAGTGCAGCTAGCCAAGTGCGCGGCCATGAATTTCACTATTCGCGCTGGGAAAACCCTGAGCCAGCCACAGCCGCCTATCGCATAATTGCTCCTGATGGCTCGGCTCAACAATTAGAGGGCTATCAAGCAGGCAATTTATTGGCAAGTTATATTCATCTGCATTGGCTGGCTAACCCAAACATGGCTCAACGCTTTGTCGCAGCCTGTCGCCAAGCCATCAATTAA
- the kdpA gene encoding potassium-transporting ATPase subunit KdpA produces the protein MISNSVIQIGIFLVVLLACVVPLGRYMANVYGENPPLQGFFGPIERLIYRLLGIDAKSEMHWKHYALALLGFNALGMLLLYGLQRMQAWLPLNPQQLPAVSADSAFNTAASFVSNTNWQGYAGETTMSYLTQMLGLTVQNFVSAATGMAVLIGLIRGIARRSTSTIGNFWVDLTRSTIYILLPLALVLSVTLVSQGVVQTFDASQTVELIQPIANADGTTISQQTIALGPAASQIAIKQLGTNGGGFFNVNSAHPLENPTPLSNFLELLSILLIPAALCYTFGLMVGDKRQGWAILATMTIILLGFTALAVSAEQAGNPLYQKLGVDDQASALQAGGNLEGKETRFGIVNSALWATVTTAASNGSVNSMHDSYTPLGGLAPMVLMQLGEVVFGGVGSGLYGMLIFAIIAVFVAGLMVGRTPEYLGKKIEAFEMKMAALIILIPCVMTLLITAIAVSSESGRATVFNSGAHGFSEVLYAATSAANNNGSAFAGLDANTPFYNTWLGIAMLVSRFWLIVPTLAIAGSLAGKKLIPQSAGTLPTHTPLFVSLLIGVVLIVGALTFIPALALGPIVEHLLLSL, from the coding sequence ATGATTAGCAATAGTGTGATCCAAATTGGGATCTTTTTGGTGGTGCTGCTGGCCTGTGTTGTGCCACTAGGCCGCTATATGGCCAACGTTTATGGCGAAAACCCGCCACTTCAAGGTTTTTTCGGCCCAATCGAGCGTTTGATCTATCGCTTGTTGGGCATCGACGCAAAGAGCGAAATGCATTGGAAGCATTATGCATTAGCCTTGTTAGGCTTCAATGCACTGGGCATGCTGTTGCTCTATGGCCTCCAACGGATGCAAGCATGGCTCCCGCTCAATCCGCAGCAATTACCAGCGGTAAGTGCCGATTCAGCCTTTAATACGGCGGCCAGTTTCGTCAGCAACACCAATTGGCAAGGCTACGCTGGCGAAACAACGATGAGCTATCTAACCCAAATGTTGGGCCTGACGGTGCAGAATTTCGTCTCGGCTGCAACGGGTATGGCTGTACTGATTGGCCTAATTCGCGGCATCGCTCGCCGCTCCACCAGCACAATTGGCAATTTTTGGGTCGATCTGACGCGCTCGACCATCTATATTTTGTTGCCATTAGCCTTAGTGTTATCAGTCACGTTGGTTTCGCAAGGAGTTGTGCAAACCTTTGATGCATCGCAAACGGTTGAGTTAATTCAGCCAATCGCCAATGCCGATGGCACGACGATCAGCCAACAAACAATTGCGCTCGGCCCAGCCGCTTCGCAAATTGCGATCAAACAGCTTGGCACTAATGGCGGGGGCTTTTTCAACGTCAATTCGGCCCATCCCTTGGAAAATCCAACGCCGTTGAGCAACTTTTTAGAATTGCTCAGTATTCTGCTGATCCCGGCGGCGCTGTGTTACACCTTTGGCCTGATGGTTGGCGATAAACGTCAAGGCTGGGCAATTCTAGCCACGATGACGATTATTTTGCTAGGCTTTACGGCCTTAGCTGTGAGCGCAGAACAAGCAGGCAATCCGCTGTATCAAAAACTGGGTGTCGATGATCAAGCTTCGGCCTTGCAGGCTGGCGGCAATCTGGAAGGCAAAGAAACCCGCTTTGGCATCGTCAACTCGGCCTTGTGGGCAACTGTAACCACCGCTGCCTCAAATGGCTCGGTCAATTCAATGCACGATTCCTATACGCCGCTCGGTGGTTTGGCTCCGATGGTGCTGATGCAGCTGGGCGAGGTCGTTTTTGGCGGCGTTGGTTCAGGCCTATATGGCATGCTGATTTTTGCAATCATCGCGGTGTTTGTGGCAGGTTTGATGGTTGGGCGCACGCCAGAATATTTGGGCAAGAAAATCGAAGCCTTTGAGATGAAAATGGCAGCGCTGATTATCTTGATTCCGTGTGTGATGACCTTGTTGATTACGGCAATTGCCGTGAGCAGCGAATCAGGCAGAGCAACGGTGTTCAATAGCGGGGCGCATGGTTTTAGCGAGGTGCTGTATGCCGCCACTTCAGCCGCCAACAACAACGGTAGCGCCTTCGCTGGCCTTGACGCAAACACCCCGTTTTATAACACATGGCTTGGGATTGCGATGTTAGTTTCGCGCTTTTGGCTGATTGTGCCAACTTTGGCGATTGCTGGCTCGTTGGCTGGCAAAAAGCTAATTCCGCAAAGCGCCGGAACCTTGCCAACCCATACGCCTTTGTTTGTGAGCTTGTTGATTGGCGTGGTGTTGATCGTCGGAGCGCTGACGTTTATTCCAGCGCTAGCACTTGGCCCAATCGTTGAACATTTATTGCTGAGTTTGTAA
- a CDS encoding potassium-transporting ATPase subunit F gives MSTLYLIAAIATLGLVIYLFWALMQPEVF, from the coding sequence ATGAGTACGTTATATCTGATCGCAGCAATCGCAACGCTGGGCTTAGTAATTTATCTATTCTGGGCCTTGATGCAGCCTGAGGTGTTCTAA